One window of the Camelina sativa cultivar DH55 chromosome 1, Cs, whole genome shotgun sequence genome contains the following:
- the LOC104792506 gene encoding plastid division protein PDV2-like isoform X3 — MEDEEGIGLILARATELRLKISDCIDSSSTAVSENGGDGGGNEDLSPGEGRKDEIFRNQDKDFDSISSDDVVEEAEAERLLRIRDAIESLESQLASLQNLRQRQQYEKQVALSEIDYSRKMLLEKLKEYKGKDFEVLRETTTFAGERVDYENDLLLPPYPVHPPVSIGLDNNDNNGYLSHLPSKKKSDANGFGSGHVRNDAEVKSPEGGSGGGSDHGVIRFLGSVAKIVLPIIGVISILSASGYGLEMRRRGASLNLLGLLPQRAVRGKKTPNQCPPGKVLVIEDGEARCLVKERVEIPFDSVVSKRDVTYGYG; from the exons atggaagacgaagaagggATCGGATTGATTTTAGCCAGAGCCACCGAGCTTCGACTCAAGATCAGCGATTGTATCGATAGCTCCAGCACCGCCGTCAGCGAAAACGGCGGCGACGGCGGCGGAAACGAGGATCTTTCTCCCGGAGAAGGAagaaaagatgagatttttagAAATCAAGACAAGGATTTCGACTCAATCAGCTCTGATGACGTAGTAGAGGAAGCAGAAGCTGAGCGGCTTTTGCGTATTCGTGATGCTATTGAATCTCTCGAGTCTCAGCTTGCTTCTTTACAg AATTTGAGGCAAAGACAACAGTATGAGAAGCAAGTAGCTCTCTCTGAGATTGATTACAGTAGGAAAATGTTGCTTGAGAAGCTTAAGGAGTACAAAGGGAAAGACTTTGAAGTACTACGCGAGACTACGACTTTTGCTGGAGAAAGAGTTGATTATGAGAATGATCTCTTACTTCCTCCTTATCCTGTTCATCCTCCTGTATCCATCGGTTTAGATAATAATG ATAATAATGGTTACCTTTCTCACTTACCTTCCAAGAAGAAGTCTGATGCTAATGGGTTCGGTTCAGGACATGTGAGAAACGATGCAGAGGTGAAAAGTCCTGAGGGAGGATCTGGAGGAGGCTCGGATCATGGTGTGATTCGCTTCTTAGGGTCTGTTGCTAAGATTGTGCTTCCAATCATTGGTGTTATTTCCATATTGTCTGCATCTGGTTATGGTCTAGAGATGAGGAGAAGAGGTGCGTCCTTGAACCTTCTTGGACTTCTCCCACAGCGAGCAGTCAGAGGGAAGAAAACACCTAACCAGTGTCCACCGGGGAAAGTTCTTGTGATTGAAGACGGGGAAGCACGGTGCCTTGTTAAAGAAAGAGTCGAAATACCCTTTGACTCTGTTGTTTCAAAACGCGATGTAACTTACGGATACGGTTGA
- the LOC104792506 gene encoding plastid division protein PDV2-like isoform X2 — protein sequence MEDEEGIGLILARATELRLKISDCIDSSSTAVSENGGDGGGNEDLSPGEGRKDEIFRNQDKDFDSISSDDVVEEAEAERLLRIRDAIESLESQLASLQNLRQRQQYEKQVALSEIDYSRKMLLEKLKEYKGKDFEVLRETTTFAGERVDYENDLLLPPYPVHPPVSIGLDNNGYLSHLPSKKKSDANGFGSGHVRNDAEVKSPEGGSGGGSDHGVIRFLGSVAKIVLPIIGVISILSASGYGLEMRRRGASLNLLGLLPQRAVRGKKTPNQCPPGKVLVIEDGEARCLVKERVEIPFDSVVSKRDVTYGYG from the exons atggaagacgaagaagggATCGGATTGATTTTAGCCAGAGCCACCGAGCTTCGACTCAAGATCAGCGATTGTATCGATAGCTCCAGCACCGCCGTCAGCGAAAACGGCGGCGACGGCGGCGGAAACGAGGATCTTTCTCCCGGAGAAGGAagaaaagatgagatttttagAAATCAAGACAAGGATTTCGACTCAATCAGCTCTGATGACGTAGTAGAGGAAGCAGAAGCTGAGCGGCTTTTGCGTATTCGTGATGCTATTGAATCTCTCGAGTCTCAGCTTGCTTCTTTACAg AATTTGAGGCAAAGACAACAGTATGAGAAGCAAGTAGCTCTCTCTGAG ATTGATTACAGTAGGAAAATGTTGCTTGAGAAGCTTAAGGAGTACAAAGGGAAAGACTTTGAAGTACTACGCGAGACTACGACTTTTGCTGGAGAAAGAGTTGATTATGAGAATGATCTCTTACTTCCTCCTTATCCTGTTCATCCTCCTGTATCCATCGGTTTAGATAATAATGGTTACCTTTCTCACTTACCTTCCAAGAAGAAGTCTGATGCTAATGGGTTCGGTTCAGGACATGTGAGAAACGATGCAGAGGTGAAAAGTCCTGAGGGAGGATCTGGAGGAGGCTCGGATCATGGTGTGATTCGCTTCTTAGGGTCTGTTGCTAAGATTGTGCTTCCAATCATTGGTGTTATTTCCATATTGTCTGCATCTGGTTATGGTCTAGAGATGAGGAGAAGAGGTGCGTCCTTGAACCTTCTTGGACTTCTCCCACAGCGAGCAGTCAGAGGGAAGAAAACACCTAACCAGTGTCCACCGGGGAAAGTTCTTGTGATTGAAGACGGGGAAGCACGGTGCCTTGTTAAAGAAAGAGTCGAAATACCCTTTGACTCTGTTGTTTCAAAACGCGATGTAACTTACGGATACGGTTGA
- the LOC104792506 gene encoding plastid division protein PDV2-like isoform X1, translated as MEDEEGIGLILARATELRLKISDCIDSSSTAVSENGGDGGGNEDLSPGEGRKDEIFRNQDKDFDSISSDDVVEEAEAERLLRIRDAIESLESQLASLQNLRQRQQYEKQVALSEIDYSRKMLLEKLKEYKGKDFEVLRETTTFAGERVDYENDLLLPPYPVHPPVSIGLDNNGYLSHLPSKKKSDANGFGSGHVRNDAEVKSPEGGSGGGSDHGVIRFLGSVAKIVLPIIGVISILSASGYGLEMRRRGASLNLLGLLPQRAVRGKKTPNQCPPGKVLVIEDGEARCLVKERVEIPFDSVVSKRDVTYGYG; from the exons atggaagacgaagaagggATCGGATTGATTTTAGCCAGAGCCACCGAGCTTCGACTCAAGATCAGCGATTGTATCGATAGCTCCAGCACCGCCGTCAGCGAAAACGGCGGCGACGGCGGCGGAAACGAGGATCTTTCTCCCGGAGAAGGAagaaaagatgagatttttagAAATCAAGACAAGGATTTCGACTCAATCAGCTCTGATGACGTAGTAGAGGAAGCAGAAGCTGAGCGGCTTTTGCGTATTCGTGATGCTATTGAATCTCTCGAGTCTCAGCTTGCTTCTTTACAg AATTTGAGGCAAAGACAACAGTATGAGAAGCAAGTAGCTCTCTCTGAGATTGATTACAGTAGGAAAATGTTGCTTGAGAAGCTTAAGGAGTACAAAGGGAAAGACTTTGAAGTACTACGCGAGACTACGACTTTTGCTGGAGAAAGAGTTGATTATGAGAATGATCTCTTACTTCCTCCTTATCCTGTTCATCCTCCTGTATCCATCGGTTTAGATAATAATGGTTACCTTTCTCACTTACCTTCCAAGAAGAAGTCTGATGCTAACGG GTTCGGTTCAGGACATGTGAGAAACGATGCAGAGGTGAAAAGTCCTGAGGGAGGATCTGGAGGAGGCTCGGATCATGGTGTGATTCGCTTCTTAGGGTCTGTTGCTAAGATTGTGCTTCCAATCATTGGTGTTATTTCCATATTGTCTGCATCTGGTTATGGTCTAGAGATGAGGAGAAGAGGTGCGTCCTTGAACCTTCTTGGACTTCTCCCACAGCGAGCAGTCAGAGGGAAGAAAACACCTAACCAGTGTCCACCGGGGAAAGTTCTTGTGATTGAAGACGGGGAAGCACGGTGCCTTGTTAAAGAAAGAGTCGAAATACCCTTTGACTCTGTTGTTTCAAAACGCGATGTAACTTACGGATACGGTTGA